One genomic window of bacterium includes the following:
- a CDS encoding RNA-binding protein: MQGSKLYVGNLSYSVTKEQVEELFSAHGEVKQVNIIEGKGFGFVEMGSQTDAEKAKEALNGTEFAGRTLRVDEARPPRSRDSRESRGGDRQRRGPGGGGGYRRY; this comes from the coding sequence ATGCAAGGTAGTAAACTTTATGTAGGAAATCTTAGTTACTCTGTAACTAAGGAACAGGTGGAAGAGTTATTTTCCGCCCACGGGGAAGTTAAGCAAGTGAATATAATTGAAGGTAAAGGGTTTGGGTTCGTTGAAATGGGCAGTCAGACAGACGCGGAGAAAGCAAAAGAAGCATTAAACGGTACCGAGTTTGCAGGACGGACATTAAGAGTTGATGAAGCACGGCCACCCAGGAGTAGAGATAGTCGAGAAAGTCGAGGAGGAGATAGACAAAGAAGAGGACCAGGAGGTGGAGGAGGTTATCGAAGATACTAA